CACCGGGCTGTACTCCCTCGCCTGAAACGTATCCTCGGCGCGGAGTGCATAGCCATCAACGGCAGACCTGTCAAAGGGTGGACTGTCTATGGGCGATACGACGTCCTCGGCCAGGACTCTCCCAAGAGCCTCATCGAGAGGAACTTCCTCAACTTCTTGGATCTCGCTCAGATCGTTGAGGAGAAGGCCCAGGGCCTCTTTATAGGGCGTGAGCTTCTTGAACTCCCTCATTTTTACACCCCCAGAGTTTTAAGCCACTTCACTCTTTTAAAGTCCGAGTCAAAGGTAGCAATGTGCTTAACGTTATGATTCCGGCAGGCAAGCACTATTTGTGCATCGGAGGGCATCAGGTTGTACTCTTTCATGGTATCATAGAGTTCTTCCCGCCTGAACGAATCGGGGACTATGATGACCCCAAGCTCATCAAGAAGCCCGTTAAGAGAGGTCACCACATCGGAAAATGGCCCCCATCCCTTTCGAGCCACGAACTTCCTCAGGCTGTATTTTCCCTTTATTCCGAATTTTTCTCTCCCAATGATAAGAGCTAGAGCACCAATGGCTTCTCTATAGACTGTGGGAGACGTTAGAAATGCCCAGGGTCCCAACAGTATTTCCTCGGCAATTCCTGCCTTTTCACCGTCCACGAGGTACTCAACGAGGACGCTGGTGTCGAGAAACAGGAAGTCGCTCAAAGCTCTTCAGCCTCCTTAATCGCCCATAGTATAGTCTCCTCACTTGCCTTACCGAGTATTCCCCTGAATTTCCTTATTTTCTGTTTTTTGGCTAAAGTGAGCTTACTGCCCTCCTCAGCCGTGGTGATGTTTGAACTCCCGACTTTCTCCATGTTTTCACCCATTATGTCTTGTGTGCTTTCCCTTAAAACTATTCACGACCGTGCTTTAGCACGTGACCAGCCTCGGCCAGTATGAGCTTTACCCCAGTTTTGGCGGCACCAAGGCTTCCCGGAAGGCAGAAGACTGCCATTGCCCTGCCCGAGCTCCTTATTATCCCTCCTGTGGCCCTCGTCATTATCGCGGCGGTCCCTATCTCCTCGTAGCTGACGAGCCTGAATATATCTCCAAACGAAAGCTCCTTGTCAAAGAGCGGTCTGAGGCTCTCTATTGTCACGTCTCTGCTCGATATCCCCGTTCCTCCGGATGTTACAACCACATCCGCTCCCGCGCGGAACGCATCAACGACCGCCCCGATGATTTCCATCTTCTCATCCGGCACAACCTTGTAGAGAACCCTCTCGTGGCCGGCCTTCTCAAGCTCCTCAACCAGAAACTTTCCGCTCTTATCCTCTTTCTCTCCCCTGCTCGCAGTGTCGCTGACCGTTATAACGGCAAACCTAAACTTCCGCGGGGCCTTCTCCTTGTGATCCTTAACGCCCATGATACCACCCAGTTAAACTGCTCTTTGGTCTTAATAACCTTTCAGAAAACAATACTGCTTAACAGAAACCAATCGGTGTGGGCCCGGCTGATCCCCCGCTCTCATTGACGGCCAGAGACCCCCTCCAGCGGTCCGGAGACCGGGCCCTGTCCGCCCGGCATCGTCTCATCCCTTCACTGTGGGCCTCGGCCCCCTCCGGGACACGGGCCACCGGGCGGGACCGTCGTAGAAAATTCTTCGGAAGGCATTTTAACGTTTTCGAATTATATAACCTGCAGGAATAGGAACATTTTGGATTCATGCCGAAAAGTATATAAGACGATGCACAGACCCGACCACTGCACTGATTAAGTCGAAGAGAAGGTGATGCTCATGGCTGGAAAGGTCAGGAACATAGTCGTTGAGGAGCTCGTCAGGACCCCAGTTGAGATGCAGAAGGTTGAGCTCGTTGAGAGGAAGGGTATCGGTCACCCCGACAGCATAGCCGACGGTATAGCCGAGGCCGTCAGCAGGGCGCTCTCCAGGGAGTACGTGAAGAGGTACGGCATCATTCTCCACCACAACACCGACCAGGTCGAGGTTGTCGGCGGAAGGGCCTACCCGCAGTTCGGCGGCGGTGAGGTCATCAAGCCGATCTACATCCTCCTCTCCGGAAGGGCCGTCGAGATGGTTGACAGGGAGTTCTTCCCCGTCCATGAGATAGCACTTAAGGCCGCAAAGGACTACCTCAGGAAGGCCGTCAGGCACCTCGACCTCGAGCACCACGTCATCATAGACTCCCGCATCGGACAGGGAAGCGTTGACCTCGTTGGAGTCTTCAACAAGGCTAAAAAGAACCCAATCCCGCTCGCCAACGACACCTCCTTTGGTGTCGGCTACGCCCCGCTCAGCGAGACCGAGAAGATCGTCCTTGAGACCGAGAAGTACCTCAACAGCGACGAGTTCAAGAAGAAGTACCCCGCCGTCGGTGAGGACATCAAGGTTATGGGTCTCAGGAAGGGAGACGAGATAGACCTCACCATCGCCGCTGCCATCGTTGACAGCGAGGTTGACAACCCCGACGATTACATGGCCGTGAAGGAGGCCATCTACGAGGCCGCCAAGGGGATCGTCGAGTCCCACACAGAGAGGCCGACCAACATCTACGTGAACACCGCCGATGATCCGAAGGAGGGCATCTACTACATAACCGTCACAGGAACTAGCGCCGAGGCCGGCGACGACGGTTCCGTCGGAAGGGGCAACAGGGTTAACGGCCTCATCACCCCCAACAGGCACATGAGCATGGAGGCAGCGGCGGGTAAGAACCCGGTGAGCCACGTCGGTAAGATCTACAACATCCTCTCAATGCTCATAGCGAACGACATAGCCGAGCAGGTCGAGGGCGTTGAGGAGGTCTACGTTAGAATCCTCAGCCAGATTGGAAAGCCGATAGACGAGCCTCTCGTTGCCAGCGTGCAGATAATCCCGAAGAAGGGCTACTCAATCGACGTCCTCCAGAAGCCGGCCTACGAGATAGCCGACGAGTGGCTGGCCAACATAACGAAGATACAGAAGATGATCCTCGAGGACAAGGTAAACGTCTTCTGAAGTCCTCGCTTTTCTCTTCTACCCTTTTGATGGCTTCCTTGCATTAGTAGGGAACAGAAAAGTTAGAGATCAGACTGCGGGAGCGCTCTGCTTGAGCGCCCTGAGGACTTTTGCTTCTTCTGCCATAAGGGCGAGCTTTTCCTTCTTAACCTTGGCAAGAACCATTGCAACGTCCCTCTTCTGG
This sequence is a window from Thermococcus kodakarensis KOD1. Protein-coding genes within it:
- a CDS encoding PIN domain-containing protein, giving the protein MSDFLFLDTSVLVEYLVDGEKAGIAEEILLGPWAFLTSPTVYREAIGALALIIGREKFGIKGKYSLRKFVARKGWGPFSDVVTSLNGLLDELGVIIVPDSFRREELYDTMKEYNLMPSDAQIVLACRNHNVKHIATFDSDFKRVKWLKTLGV
- a CDS encoding MogA/MoaB family molybdenum cofactor biosynthesis protein encodes the protein MGVKDHKEKAPRKFRFAVITVSDTASRGEKEDKSGKFLVEELEKAGHERVLYKVVPDEKMEIIGAVVDAFRAGADVVVTSGGTGISSRDVTIESLRPLFDKELSFGDIFRLVSYEEIGTAAIMTRATGGIIRSSGRAMAVFCLPGSLGAAKTGVKLILAEAGHVLKHGRE
- a CDS encoding methionine adenosyltransferase, with the translated sequence MAGKVRNIVVEELVRTPVEMQKVELVERKGIGHPDSIADGIAEAVSRALSREYVKRYGIILHHNTDQVEVVGGRAYPQFGGGEVIKPIYILLSGRAVEMVDREFFPVHEIALKAAKDYLRKAVRHLDLEHHVIIDSRIGQGSVDLVGVFNKAKKNPIPLANDTSFGVGYAPLSETEKIVLETEKYLNSDEFKKKYPAVGEDIKVMGLRKGDEIDLTIAAAIVDSEVDNPDDYMAVKEAIYEAAKGIVESHTERPTNIYVNTADDPKEGIYYITVTGTSAEAGDDGSVGRGNRVNGLITPNRHMSMEAAAGKNPVSHVGKIYNILSMLIANDIAEQVEGVEEVYVRILSQIGKPIDEPLVASVQIIPKKGYSIDVLQKPAYEIADEWLANITKIQKMILEDKVNVF